The window CCGTTCGCCGGGTGATCTCCCAGGGTCAGGATTTCATCAACTTCCAGCAGAAGCTTCTGAACGCCACAGTGGCCGAAAGCGCCGCCTGGGTGTCCCTGGTCACCGCATTCACGGCGGTGCTGCTGAGTGTGTCCCTGCTTCTGGGACTGGGGGCGGCGGTGTACATCTCCCGGACCATTTCGGAACCGCTGCGGCGGCTGGAGGAAGCCGCCGAGTTGGTGGGCACGGGTGACCTCACGGCCGGGGAAACCGGGGTCCTGTCCCACGATGAGGTCGGCCGGCTCGCCCGTTCCTTCGCCCGGATGACCGAACATTTCCGCCGTCTCGTCGAGAGGGTGCGCTGGGCGACCGACAGCGTGATCAAGCAGTCGGCGGAACTGGGGGCAAGCGCCCGGGAAGCCACGGCCTCGGCGGCTGCGACCAATGAAGCCGTTGAGGAGTTGTCCGTACGGATCACCAGTATTGTCAGGAGTGCCTCGGCGGTTGAAGAAAAGATCAGGAAAGTGTCGAAACAGGCGGTCGAGGTGGAAGAGGCAGCCCGGAAAATGCGCAAGCAGATGGACGTCACCAGCATGGTGGCCGAGCGGGCGAACCTGGCGGTGACGCAGATGATCGCCCGCCTGGACGACATCGGGAAGGTGGTGCGCTTTAGCACGGACCTGGCCGTCCAGGCCGGGAGCCTGGCGCGGGAAGTGGCCAGGGAATCCGCTTACATGTACAGGCCCGACGAAACCGGAGCCGAGTCAACTGAAGGGGGGGCTGGGGTCTGCGCCCCTTGCCCGCCGGAGCCCTTCCTGGCCTTAGCCGCCGAAACCGAGAAGCGTTCCCAGCAGACGTTGGCGGCGGCGGCCGAGATATCAGGGCTGGTTGAGGATCTGCGCGCCGCGGCCCAGGATGTGGCCGTTGCGCTGGCGGAGGAGCGCGGGTTCATCGTTCAGAACCACGGCCTGGCGCGGGACGTCGCCGGGAGCCTGCCGGACGTGGTTTCGGCGGTGCACGTGATGTCGGAGTATTTCCGGGAGGTAAGTATTTTCATCATGAACGTGATGCAGCATATGGAGGCGATCAGCGACGGTGTGGAGAAACAGAGCGACCTGATCACTGATATCGGCGAAGCGGCGTCCACTCTGGATTCCGCCGCGCGTGAGCTGCAGGAAGCCATTTCCGCGCTGAAGATGTAACCCGGGGAAATGAGCGGGCTTGTTGATCGGGGTGGAATTCAATATGAACGCCATCCTGTTGAGCTGGGTGCCGGCCGTATTTCTTCTGTCCGCACCATCAGCGTTTCCGCTCCCGCCAGATGTCCAGGATCAGCCACAGGCTCAAAAAGGCCGAGATGGCGAACCCGAAAAGCCCCAGGCAGGAATGGCCGTAAATCAGCGGTGGGATGCCCGCGCTGATGATTACCGAGGAACCCATAATCAGCGCGCCCAGGACCACCCCCATGGTCAGGCGGTTCGCGGATTTGGCCAGGGATTTCTCGAGTCTGTCCGTGCCTTCGAACTTGACGAAGATTTCGCCCTTCTCCATGTGGTCCATAATCCGGTCCAGGCGCTGGGGGAAGTTCTCCAGGAGCCGCACGGTGTTGGACCATTCAATTTTCAGCTTGCGGGCCGCCTCCGAGGGGCTGCCGCGCTCGATGGTCAACTCGCGAAGATAGGGTTTGAGCAGGGCGACAGTGTCCAGGTTCGGGTAGATCTGCTGGCCCAGTCCCTCCATAGTCAGAAACGCCTTCGACATGAAGGCATACTGGGCCGGGATGGGGATGCGGTGCTGCTGGAAAACGGCCAGGAAATCCAGAAGCAGGCGGCCGGCGTTCCGGTGGCGCAGGTTGGTGGCAAAGAAGGTGTCCAGGAGTTCCCTGATGTCCCGCTGCAGCAGGGGCATGTTCCCGGCCCCGCGGACGCCGAACGCGTGCAGGGCGATGGTGGTCAGGTGTTCCTCGTCGCGGTGGATGATGGCCTGCAGCAAATCGACGATGTTCTGCCGCATGGAAAAAGTCAAGCGGCCCACCATCCCCCAGTCCAGAAGGCACAGCTGACCGGACGGCGTTATGAGCACGTTTCCGGCGTGCGGGTCGGCGTGGAAGAAGCCGTCTTGCAGTATCTGGCGCACCTGGGTGTTGAACCCGGCTTCCGCCAGCCTCCGGCGCTGCACCAGGTCACCGGTGAAGTCGCCAACCTTGACGCCTTCGATCAACTCCGTGGTCAGCACCTTGCGGGTGGTGTAGGCGTCATAGACTTTGGGGGCCGTGACCAAAGCGTCTTTTCCCATGGTGGAGCGGAAGATCCTGATGTTGGCCGCTTCTTTCAAAAAATTCAACTCGTTGTTGATGGTGCGGCGCAGTTCCTCGACCAGGGACGGCAGATTGTAGGGCCGCATGTCCGGGTAGCGATTGTGCAGCATATTGGCCAGGTAAGACAGGATTCTCAAGTCGGCTTGCACGGTGCTGTAGGCCTTTGGGCGGCGCACCTTGACGGCGACCGTTTCCCCGGTTTCACGCAGGACGGCGCGGTGAACCTGGGAGAGCGAGGCCGCGGCGAACGGCTTCTCGTCAAATTCCGAGAAAACGACATCCAGGGGCCCTAGGTCGGCGACGATCCGCTTTCTCACGTCGCCCGGGGGCTCGGGGGGAACGGAGTCCTGGAGTTTCTCCAATTCCACGATCAGTTCACCCGGTACCAGGTCGGGGCGCATACTCGCCACCTGGCCGAACTTGATGAAAGTGGTCCCCAGTTCCTCCAGTACGAGGCGGATCCGCTCGTAAATGGTGAGACCCCGGTCAACGCCCGTGATCCGTTTGGTCAACCCGAGATCGGGGAGATTATACCGGTCCACGAAATCACGGAACCCGTACTTGATGAGAATGAAGACGATGCGGTTGAACCTGGTCAGTCCAACCAGCGGTTGGCGGGTCAGGTTGATTGACTCCCTATCGTTCAGCATTACAAGGCCTAATCCCCTTGCCTTCAAAAAAGTGACAGCGCACGACCAATCTCTAAGAATAGCCTAACAGCTTTTCACCGTCAAATAAAGCGGCAACGAGTCGATTTCGGCGTTTTCCAGACAGGGATAGGCTTTCCTATAGGGATCCAGAAGCGGTCGCTTTGCCTCCCGTTGTCTGATTTGGAAATTACTTCGGTGCTCCACTCCGAATATCCTCTACACGGGGACCCAATACTGAGGTTATGGAAAAGAGCGTGGGGGCCTTTCAGATCGCGAGTGCCTACATAGGGGTCACGATCGGGGCGGGTTTTGCCTCCGGCCAGGAAGTGCTCCAGTTCTTCACTTTTTTCGGCCTGAACGGCATCCCGGCCATCATCCTGGCCAGCATTCTTTTCGTATTCTTCGGCGCCGTGATCCTTGACCTAGGCAGAAGGCTTAACGCCACATCGCACCTTGAGGTGCTTCGTTATAGCGGCGGGAAGCACCTGAGCGTCCTCACGGACGCCGTGACCACCTTCTTCCTTTTTGGGTCCTTTTCGGCCATGGCGGCCGGCGCCGCCGCGGTGGTCTCACAGCAATTCGGTTTCCCCGCCGTCTGGGGAAGCGTGACGATGGTGGGGGTCAGCACCGTCACCGTTATCCTGGGTCTTAGGGCCCTGGTGTCGGCGTTGAGCTTCGTTGTTCCGCTCCTGCTCATCGTCGTCCTGGGAGTGGTGGCGGTGACCCTCGCCGCCAATCCCGTCAGCTTTGCCGGACTGCTCATCGTGAGCCAGCCCTGGAACGCCGTGGTTCCCTTCTGGGCGCTTTCCGCCCTGACCTACGTTTCCTACAATATCGTCATTGCTGTGGCCGTCCTGACCCCCCTGGGGGCCCTCGCCAAAAGAGGACGCGCTCTCACTCAGGGCGCACTGGCGGGTGGGATCGGGCTCGGCATCGGGCTGCTGGCCATCAACCTAGCCATAGTAGCGGTGCCTCAGGCCGGGGCTCTTCCCATCCCCATGGCCTTCATCGCGGCGATCATCTCCCCCTTCCTTGGCTTCATCTACTCCTTCGCGCTCCTGGCCGCCATCTACACCACGGCCGTGGGTGCGCTGTACGGATTTGCCGCCCGTCTGGCACCGGTGGAGAGCACCCGCTTTCGCCTCACGGCCCTAATCGCCGGCTCGGCGGCCCTGTTCGCGGCCCAACTGGGCTTTCAATCCCTGGTGCGCTACCTCTATTCCGCCGTGGGTATCGTCGGCATTATCCTCCTGGCTGGTCTTACCTATACCTTCATCAGGGAACGCTACCGGGAGTTGGTCCCCTAATATTCTGGCCCGGTCCATAAGGCCGCAAACAACGCCAGCAAAAACCCGAAACCCCGTCCCACAGGGGTGGGGTTTTAGGCGACTCCCGTCCACGAAACAGCCATCAACTGAAGTGATCCAAGCAACCAAAACACCAAGGCCTCCCGATCCCGGGAGGCCTTGTCTTAATCCGGTTTGGTGCGGCAGAGAGGATTTGAACCTCCACGAGCGTACTGCCCACTAGATCCTGAATCTAGCGCGTCTGCCATTCCGCCACTGCCGCACGGATGTCACTTTTGACAAACCCTATGATAGCACAGGACGATGGCCATTGTCAATGCGTCCTGGAGCGTCCGTGTTAACGGCGCAAGGGGCCCGTGGCGTTGTTGCAGGTCACTGCCTCGAAGGCGGTTGCCCGGTATCCCCACGCCCCGGCCTACCTGATCGGGTACCGGAAATTGAAATGCGAGCGGGTGACCCGGCGGAGCCGAAGGACGTAAAGCCCGGCGAAAACGGTGCCGGCGGCGGCGAAGACTATGGCTTCGGTGACCTGCGCGGGGTTCGGCAGGTGGGGGTGCGTCCCGACCCCGTAGTCCAGAAAGTCGTTTAGCACGAACCAGCCGATCACGATCAGCCAGAGCCGACGGGCGGGCCTGAGGATGGGGAGGAAGACTGCACCCTGGACGACCATACCTAGGTGGAAGATTATCAGCAAGTAGTTTTCCAGGGTGGCGGCCCCTCCAGTGAACAGGTGGTAGCCGGTGACCAGCACGGTCCAAGCCCCGTACTTGATCAGGCCCAGAAAGGTGATCGCCTCCAGCCAGGAAGTGGGACGGCCGCTCAACCGCAGGATGAGCACCAGGACAAACAGCGAAACCACCAGCGGGCCGTCCGGAATGAACGGCCACAAGCGCCACGGGGCAGCCGCCAGATGCCCGGCGTACCAGTAGTAACCGTATGCGGCGCCGGCCAGGTTGACGAGAATTAGGACCAGAACCATCCAGGTTCTGGAAAGGATGGCGCCGGCCAACTCCTTTGACTGTAAGAACACGTTGGAGACCTCACTTCCCGCTGACGGTGTTTTCCCAGGCGGGCCGCTTTTTGTTGCTCCGGGGAGTACTTTGACCGGCAAGCCACCGGAAAAGACGTTATTCGGGAATATTTGGTTCACCAGTGACGCGGCGGAGACGGTCAGGTTACTGGTCTGGTTATCACCGGACGCCTGCGCTATACCTTCAACCGGTCGATGATCATTTCCGCCACGCGTCTTCCGGAGAGGACCATACCCCCGAAAACAGCGCCCATCCGGTACCCGCCATGGACGGCGTTGGCGGCCATTCCAACCACGTACAGGCCGGGAAATATTTCGCTGGTGTTCTCCATGATCTGTGCCTCGCCAAGGTCGGCCCACATCGGCTTTTCACCCTGCACCTTCCCCGATGGGGTGTCGAGCTGTACCCCCGCCTTCCGGGCGAGGACGCCGACCACGGAAACATCGTGTCCGGTGGCGTCCACTACGAACTTTGACCGGGTGGCGATGGGATCCACGTGCAGCCCGCTGATCTCGACTGCGCTCCAGTTCAGCACCAGGCCCGACACCCGGTTGTTGTGCAGTACCACGTCCTCGACAGTCAAAAGGTTCATGATATTTGCTCCGGCCCGGCAAGCGCCCAGGGTGAGCGCGGCGACACATTCCACCGACGAGGCCGTGTAGTAGTTGTCCCGGTACTTCTTGATCGTGACCCCGAACTCTTCAAAAACAGGGCGAGCGGTTTCCTGGAAAACGATCTCGTTCATCATCGCGGCGCCACCCCACATCCCGCCGCCGACGCTCAGCTTGCGCTCGTAGACCGTGGTTTTGAGCCCGGCCCGGGCCAGGTAGTAGGCGGCCGTCAACCCTGACGGCCCCCCGCCGACGATTTCCACATCCACTTCCAGGCAGGAGAGCAGTCTGGTCACATAACTTTCGATGATGGCCCGGGAGATAATTGTTTCATCAAGCTTCATTAAGATAAACCCCCCATTAAATATTAGTTACATTCCAAGATTTATAGTTTTATTCTCTCTATACCTCGAATACGCTGTCATCCCTGCAAATCCTGCCGGATACTCTTATGTTGCCCGGGGACGTGACCGGGTTTTTTTGAACCGCTGCCAAAGAGAAGAGCAGGCAAACGGTGGTGAAATCATAAACGAGAAGATTGGTCGGCGAGAACCATGCCGAAGGGGGCGATGAGGTTTTGGTTTTCAGTATCCGGGATGAGTTCAATCCGTGCAATACCCGTGGAATTATGGTACGCTGTCGGCGAGGGATGGGCCGGTACAAGCATCAGTCCGAGTCAAGCACGGCTTTTGCGAATGAGAGATTCTTGGACGGGGGAGTGACCGTTGAAAATTCAGAGTGTCGACTTGCCGGGTATTGGGAAGAAGTACACCATCCGTTCGGCCGAGGGCCAGGTATTTGTGATCATCATCCACCTCACGGGGCGTCGGGAGATTTACTTCATGAACGATCCCGACGATGATGAGCCGGTAATGACCC is drawn from Candidatus Desulforudis audaxviator MP104C and contains these coding sequences:
- a CDS encoding methyl-accepting chemotaxis protein, whose protein sequence is MNIRQKILTGYLIVFLACVFTGGFALHSMYKMKATYTNLIENRVHLVHETQNLLLAFEYKVLMMRTYFLTGLPEWKEEFLNQSARTMQALEELEDQITTDAERAVFLPLSQSIRSFDDNYATPQLAVREDPALTEAEKMARIKELTVQQRGTVRRVISQGQDFINFQQKLLNATVAESAAWVSLVTAFTAVLLSVSLLLGLGAAVYISRTISEPLRRLEEAAELVGTGDLTAGETGVLSHDEVGRLARSFARMTEHFRRLVERVRWATDSVIKQSAELGASAREATASAAATNEAVEELSVRITSIVRSASAVEEKIRKVSKQAVEVEEAARKMRKQMDVTSMVAERANLAVTQMIARLDDIGKVVRFSTDLAVQAGSLAREVARESAYMYRPDETGAESTEGGAGVCAPCPPEPFLALAAETEKRSQQTLAAAAEISGLVEDLRAAAQDVAVALAEERGFIVQNHGLARDVAGSLPDVVSAVHVMSEYFREVSIFIMNVMQHMEAISDGVEKQSDLITDIGEAASTLDSAARELQEAISALKM
- a CDS encoding ABC1 kinase family protein — encoded protein: MLNDRESINLTRQPLVGLTRFNRIVFILIKYGFRDFVDRYNLPDLGLTKRITGVDRGLTIYERIRLVLEELGTTFIKFGQVASMRPDLVPGELIVELEKLQDSVPPEPPGDVRKRIVADLGPLDVVFSEFDEKPFAAASLSQVHRAVLRETGETVAVKVRRPKAYSTVQADLRILSYLANMLHNRYPDMRPYNLPSLVEELRRTINNELNFLKEAANIRIFRSTMGKDALVTAPKVYDAYTTRKVLTTELIEGVKVGDFTGDLVQRRRLAEAGFNTQVRQILQDGFFHADPHAGNVLITPSGQLCLLDWGMVGRLTFSMRQNIVDLLQAIIHRDEEHLTTIALHAFGVRGAGNMPLLQRDIRELLDTFFATNLRHRNAGRLLLDFLAVFQQHRIPIPAQYAFMSKAFLTMEGLGQQIYPNLDTVALLKPYLRELTIERGSPSEAARKLKIEWSNTVRLLENFPQRLDRIMDHMEKGEIFVKFEGTDRLEKSLAKSANRLTMGVVLGALIMGSSVIISAGIPPLIYGHSCLGLFGFAISAFLSLWLILDIWRERKR
- a CDS encoding membrane protein; the encoded protein is MEKSVGAFQIASAYIGVTIGAGFASGQEVLQFFTFFGLNGIPAIILASILFVFFGAVILDLGRRLNATSHLEVLRYSGGKHLSVLTDAVTTFFLFGSFSAMAAGAAAVVSQQFGFPAVWGSVTMVGVSTVTVILGLRALVSALSFVVPLLLIVVLGVVAVTLAANPVSFAGLLIVSQPWNAVVPFWALSALTYVSYNIVIAVAVLTPLGALAKRGRALTQGALAGGIGLGIGLLAINLAIVAVPQAGALPIPMAFIAAIISPFLGFIYSFALLAAIYTTAVGALYGFAARLAPVESTRFRLTALIAGSAALFAAQLGFQSLVRYLYSAVGIVGIILLAGLTYTFIRERYRELVP
- a CDS encoding DUF1405 domain-containing protein produces the protein MFLQSKELAGAILSRTWMVLVLILVNLAGAAYGYYWYAGHLAAAPWRLWPFIPDGPLVVSLFVLVLILRLSGRPTSWLEAITFLGLIKYGAWTVLVTGYHLFTGGAATLENYLLIIFHLGMVVQGAVFLPILRPARRLWLIVIGWFVLNDFLDYGVGTHPHLPNPAQVTEAIVFAAAGTVFAGLYVLRLRRVTRSHFNFRYPIR
- a CDS encoding sulfide-dependent adenosine diphosphate thiazole synthase, yielding MKLDETIISRAIIESYVTRLLSCLEVDVEIVGGGPSGLTAAYYLARAGLKTTVYERKLSVGGGMWGGAAMMNEIVFQETARPVFEEFGVTIKKYRDNYYTASSVECVAALTLGACRAGANIMNLLTVEDVVLHNNRVSGLVLNWSAVEISGLHVDPIATRSKFVVDATGHDVSVVGVLARKAGVQLDTPSGKVQGEKPMWADLGEAQIMENTSEIFPGLYVVGMAANAVHGGYRMGAVFGGMVLSGRRVAEMIIDRLKV